One Primulina huaijiensis isolate GDHJ02 unplaced genomic scaffold, ASM1229523v2 scaffold38877, whole genome shotgun sequence genomic window, taatatattgaaatctTATAATTTAACATGCTTATTCTTCTTCAGTGATTATCTTATTCACATCGATCACTTTTACGGTATCATATAAAATAACTTGATATggagtttttaattttttctctctttcgaagcaaatgatattttgatctaaTTTTTCGATCACGTTAACGGCATATTTTAGCTTTAGTCGCAGGTAAAAAAAGATATATTCTTGCATCGATTTATTTCATATCGTCTAAATAGCaaataaactataaataaatcataactcAAGAGCATATAAGGAAGAGGAGATTATACCACAAATCCCATTTTGAGCTACCTACGTATAATCGTGTTCAAGACTCAATAGTGTATATTTAAGCGAATGAAATATTATACCTTGATGTATATACTAaacaaatttgaataaaaacatTTGATTTTTGACAAATATGAATGACAAAGGAAAACttataatcaaattaaattgtATCTACTCCAAAATTACTTGAAAATGCAACGAAATCAACCTAAATCTTTTCAAATATTGCAATCATtgatgacaaaaacttgtataagacggtctcacgggttatattttgtgagacatatctcttatttgggtcacttatgaaaaaatattactttttattctaagattattactttttattgtgaatatcggtagggtcgacccgtctcacatataaagattcgtgagatcgtctcacaagagatctactcatcATTGATTGTAAGTCAGGACAAAATACAACTTTGAGCCAAGTCTAAAAATCAACGCAAACATGAAAACCAAACTTCATATAAAAGTAGATGATGAAGACACCGATTGATCTCATGTTTTTGCTTTAATCGAATATTTGTTAGCCGGAATACTGTTTCATCTCATCATAATATAACTTGTTTGtttcaaattaatattcttGTAGAATATTGTCAAATagtatatcaatattttttagaaatattgATTGACAAATTTTTGGATGTTCACATGAATATTCTTCATGAATATTCATGATCAATATTATTCGGGGACAAAAATTTAGATCAATATTCATCGCGGATATTTCCAGATCTTGGTATTAAGATATTATCTTTTCATGAATGTTGaccgaatttttttattttttatttatcaagaaTATTGATGTCTTAGATATTATATAAACATTATTCAAGAATATTAATAAACATTAGATTTCTACATAGTAAATCATAAATATGTCAAGACTAACGTAAAATCGTGTTGTGTTAATCAGATGTATcgacataaaattaaaatcatgttaCTTCAGAAAcatcaacataaaattaaaatttatgtcGATTAGagtgtcaaaataaaatttaaatattttgttactTCGAAAGCATCAATATAAAGAATAAGaatgaaaattattataaattagcACTCGTGCTGGTAGCGTGTCATAAATTTaatagaaaacaagaaagagagaaaaacaaaaaaaaaatcatattatttttcaatcagAGATCTCTATTTACAATGTGCGATTTAAAGCAATTACACTATTGAAGctatttaaatgaaaatcatCAATTGTAATAAGAGTGTGAATTCGGGTGGGTTGGATCGGATTGaacaatagtactattcaaaaattattcaACCCaaacccaacccgaacacgagtCAACCCAAAAACTCTCAACCTGAATCCAAACCCGAACCAACACGATCAactcgattttgattttttttaaagaaattaaataaaattttaaaaaaaactaatattttaatttaaacacataataacaaaatcttcctcgtatatatgatttaaatttgaaagtctaatcgtagaaaaataaaatatatttactaaatcaaataaaaaattacttaaaaaataaaaaatgttcaaaataaatattaaattatgaaaatttatgatataaacatacaataaatattttttagatatataatatataaaaatttaggcaatatttattaattatatttttttgaaaaaaaattaaaattttcgggtcaactcggGTCAACCGAACGTAACCCAACTctatcatttttttcgggtcagctatcgggttcAATCTGATCTGATCCGAGCACAGAAACCTCAAAtccaaactttatttttttcggATTAATggatcgtgtctgattttgaaatACTTACATCGTAACCGTTTACAAAACTCCAAAGGTTAATTCCATTTTTTTCACGTAGtaccaaacaaaacaaaaagaaaacaaaaaagaaaagacaAAGCACATTCATGGAGGGGCAATAACTTATTCGACAAGACAGTCGGATTGAGTCGGTACATTTGTTCGAGGAAAATTCAGTTGAACTTTAGGAAAGAAGGATCAAACCAAGGAGAAATCTCGTTCCGTCGAAAGATGCCGCGTTTTAGAGCATCGGGTTCATCGATTTTGCACCGTCTGACGGTTCCTCAATTGAGACGAAAGGCTTTGAATTCATGGGCTGCTGTTCAGGGCACTTTTTATGCAACAAAGGTATTTTcaacagtttttttaaaaaaatacttttcaTTGTTTTGCTCACGCCTATGGATCAAAGTTCATTTGTCTCGGATGGGTTCTTGTTTTCCATTTTGCAGGAAATATTTGATAACCATAAAATTGTGTTTACTGTTTCCACTTCTATTGCCTCAGTTGCTACGGCGTGGGCTGGTAACTTTTCCCCCCTTTTGTTTTTGAAGAGATTATACATTGCAGTTTCTATCTTCCTTGCTTTGTTATAGTTTTACAAGTCTATTTTTTGGGCTTTAAATGGTTGTGTTGGAATTAAACTCTTCGAATTGGaatgtaaaaaatataatttggtgAACCCTTTTGAGTATGTTTTATAGGTTGATGACAAGAACTGTATTAGGATATAAATTTGGTACTGTGCAATGTGTGAGAATAATCCATAATATAAgagtgaatgtagttttatacATCCGTAGCAGAGGGAGGTGGGCAGAGGCAACTGAATCTTAAAGTTTGTTAAGGTTCAAACATTGgcttatatatatttgaaaaaatggtTTACTAATTTCATAGTTCGACCTCGAGGGTTTATAAAATCTCCTTCAGATTAGCAATGCTACTACTCTGAGTGGAGCCTGATGGCATTATTCGTGAAGAGAAAAGGGTTTGGACGAAGCTGAGACAACATCCAACTCTCCCGAGTGCCACTAAATAGTCCATGAAAGACGTGAGAAGGAGATCCCCAGTCTGCAATCAAGCCCCTCTCTGTATTTTCAATTGCTGTCGCTGTTATGTTTAGCCCGACTAGGTCACTTGAAACTGGAAGGAGGAAACAGAAATTGGATGTAGTTAGTAGTGACTTCTTTCATATTTTCTGTTGTACCTGTCTAAGAACTAAATGGATGACAAAATGTCGGTGGTTCATCGTGTGCGCTGACAACCAAATTTTGtgctttatatttttcatgtatgatttgcataattaattgttttgcatTAACTATGCTCCTTTTGATTTGTATTTATTCAATTGGGAGACCACTACTCTTGTTCTTACTCATTTTCTTTATCAACGGTCTTTTCACAAGAAAAGTGAATTGTATTTTCTTGCAAAGAGATACAAAGTTGAACAAAGCAATCTCTATCTTATGCTTTACAATGTTCCGGGATATAGTAAAAATATAATCGTTTGCTTTGGGACATTAATTTTGGatgcaaaaagaagaaaagagaagCTTTTGTACTTGTTGGTTCATGCTGTTGAAAGGGTTCTGGTTATATGAGTTGGAGTATCTATGTACATCCTTATGGTGGACAATTCGTCTGGTTAAATCTATCCTGATAATTTAAGTTGAAATTCCTGGGGAAAGCAAATGGTCAATATTCTGTTGTTACTTTAGTCTGAAAAACGTTGATCTACTAAACCACACTTGACGCTACTATGGTTCTCTAGATGTTCATAGAAAATACACTCTCAAGCATACATTGACGAGTTGTTAAAGACTTAATATAATCTCTTAGGTTGTATTTGCATTTGAGGATTAGTGAATATTTGAaggaaagatttaaaatgacttCATGTTAATGAATTTGAAGTCCACCACAATGACTCCAAATTAACTAGTTGAAGATTTGATATCCAATACTAATTTGATTTAGTCAAACAAACCAATAGTTTTGttattatgaatttgaaatcttaACTTTTAATCCATCAATTTAGTGTCTCAAATATTCATGTTTTTGGATTCTTGATTTGTGCAACAAATCTACAAATTACTTGCTGAAGATTGTGCCAAATTATGATAAGTTTGTTATGATGCAGGGTATAGTTTACGTCATTTTCATGAATCAAGAGTTGACCAAAGACTTGAATCAATTGAGAAAGCTGTAAGCATTTCTTAATTTCAATATTATGAGGTTACCTCTATGGagtttatgaaaataattaCCTTCTATTAATTATCTTATCAAATTCATGAACATGGTCGAGATTGAattctgtttttcttttttgtgaTTTTACTCTCTGCAGTATGTTTTGTTGATTCTCACACATAGGGAGTTAATATTTGACTGTTTGTATCTCACTCTGTACTTTTTTCTAAACAGGTTTACAAATTCTTGTGTTGAGATCAAGTCATGTTCTGTCTTATTTTTCTGTATTCTGGTGATTATTCTGGATCATTTAAAAGTTCCCAACTTTGAAGTTCTGTGAGTCAAATCCAAAAAAGAAATTCGGaacttgttttattttattatgcatAGGCAAACTCTCAAATACATCGTGACTTTTCATGTTAAACTAGATAGgtgtataaaaataaatatcactTATTAATCTAAATTGTTATTCTGCTTgttcacaaaattttttatggGATCAAGTGCGCAGAGAAGATTACTGGTTTTTGGGTTGAAACTTGAGAATGTGATGCAAAtgctatttttcttttctttttttgttagtgaaatttgatttttgtgtAAGATTAATGTTTCATTGACACTCGAATGAAATTTGATAGAAACACAAAGTTGAAATTTCATAGCATACCAAGTTTCACTTTATATCGAATTTGATTTTACTTTTGTTTATTCTTCTGTTTGTTCATTTATCTGTCGGATTATGATATTTGTGGTAGATGAAAAACAATCATCCGATGCAAGACCCTGAACTCAAAAAGCTCGTTTCAGGAACCATGAGTCTTCCGGCTTGTGTTGCCACTGCAGGAACAACGTTAATAGTTGGGTCAGTAAAGTTAGAATTTTCACTCAATGTGGTCATTCTAGCTTCACTCTTCAAAGTTCGTAACAAACCTGAAATTTTTGGGTTTATGCTCCTATTATGTCAAATATACAGGTATGGTTTGGGCTGGCGTGGTGGAACTTGGTACGCCAACCGGAAGTTTAGAAAGGAACAGATGAAATTACTGGGACTGATAAAGCCAAAAAGATGGCCTCTCAAATTTTTACGAAGACCATTCGTACGATTCAAATTGCCAGAAAATGCTGCTAAGATCTCAGAATCTTCACCTCCGGATGCATCTGTTTCTACGAGAAATCAATCTCGATCATGATCATAAATGAATATGATGTATTCTAATTTTTTCAACAGGgtaaatgtttgataaaattttcATTACATCGAACTATTTTTACGATGGTTATAACTTAAGAGTCttaaaccaaataaaaattGCTATGTTTGGATATTGGAGGGAGGACTGTCTCAACACGGATACGTATATGcgcctttttttttaaaaaaatttaattaaatcaccAAATTCCAATGTAAAGGGAGACATTTGACATATACGATTAAAGCCTAAAAGGACTCGACTGAAATTATTCAATCTCCAGGGGCCAATAGATAAATGCTGTATTTAAAAGGGGCCAGTATATAATTACAGTTAATTATACTTGCATATCAAGTTTTGCTGGTTGATGTAGTCAccaatagaatcaatggcaataattttttatttaatttatttacctatataaattaaattctctaACTAGTTTTTGACTAGAAGTAGTGTATCATATCATATTGTACCGAAAATCATATATtgtatatcgtaccgaaaattacagtataataaaattcataccgatattgtaccgaaaatttcggtacgtaTAACTGACATACAGATTATATCGAAATTATAcggtatatcgaaaatttcgatacGATATCAGTACGTAtcgttttataccgaaaaaatcttatatttttaaatttttataaatttattgttttaaaatattatatattttaaaatttttaaatattttttcggtatttcggtattccgatatataccaaaattttcaaattgcataccgttaTCGTACcaaaaaattcgatattttttcggtacggtaatctcggtataccgaaaattcgatatttttttccaaatctaTTTCTGACAGCTAATATTAGCCCAAATAATTGATGGATTTAgatattattaagtttttagttttttttaaaaacaattatcaaAATCCAATCAACAGAGAACTGtagaatcaaaataaaatttaatctatTGGATATTTCCGATAGAATTATCTAACGAGATGGAATtctataaatcaaaatttaaagttatagaaaatttatattttaagatattaaaatttttttttaattataactaTTTTTTTCCTTGTAGAGATCGAAtgaataaataatcataatatcattaattaattgattaataataataataaaataaattataactgTATCCAATAGAaatcaaaataacaaataataacaggatgctgttaaaaaataaaaataaataaaataaataaataaaatcgcaccctttcttcttcttctgctCCTCCGTTATCAACCTTTACTTTCTGACGTCGTCCTATCGTCGGCTCGCTCAATCATACTCAATTCGTACCTGTTCGGCTTCGCCTAATTTTTCATGCTTTGAATTGCGTTGTGCTCTCTGGTATTTTTCGATTTATTGGATTTTTTAGGGTTTTAATCTGATTATTGGTTTCTCTtttctttgtttcttttttgtttttgtctgATCAATTTGAAACATATAACATGAAAATCCACGCGGTCATTTTATTCCTTTTGGGAAAGCCCTAATTTATTAGATTCTATTTGATTCCCGTTGTAATTTCGACTCCATCAAAACGTGTAATAGGTCTCAGTTTCATCATCCTTCTATTGTCTGTCATCAAAGAATAGAAATTTTGAAGCAATATATGGGGACGTGGGGCAATGTTTTTTTAGCATTGGTTTGTTTCTTTAGTTATATATTGTTGTTTGGGTCAATGCTGCATGGTCTGAGACTCTGAGTTGGCATTGAGGGGCTTTAGACATATGATGAAGTGAATAGCTGTCAAGAGTCTATTTATTTTGGCTTGTCCATGTTAAATGTCACACACTCACTAGATTAATCATTTGGAAGTTGTTTGGGTTCAGTCAGGTcaaagtctcaatcttaacatgatgTCAGACAGATTCCGTCCTATCCAAGACTCATCTTTATGTGTTGCACTGGCACCTGATAATTGTAAATTTCACGCTTCATTTGTTCATTCCTGGACGACATCGGTGTGCGTTAAATGTTCAAATATCGGCTATGTTAAGTACTTGAGAGTTGAGAGTGATatatatggatttggacaaTCTTTCCTTTTAGTTTTTGGGATTGAGTTAAGTACGAATACCAATCTTAACggtctttgtttttgttttccttCTGATTGTATGATTCCTGTAGTTCAGAATTGATCAGTCAGTCTTGCATATTGATGTGGACTTGGACACTAGTCATATCTTTTATAAACGATGCTGTGgaaaattggaaaattttgtCCTTTCTCCTGTTTGAGGTTTGCAAAATGTACGACAAGGCATGTTGGGTATGCCTGGTGAA contains:
- the LOC140968935 gene encoding uncharacterized protein, with amino-acid sequence MPRFRASGSSILHRLTVPQLRRKALNSWAAVQGTFYATKEIFDNHKIVFTVSTSIASVATAWAGYSLRHFHESRVDQRLESIEKAMKNNHPMQDPELKKLVSGTMSLPACVATAGTTLIVGYGLGWRGGTWYANRKFRKEQMKLLGLIKPKRWPLKFLRRPFVRFKLPENAAKISESSPPDASVSTRNQSRS